Proteins encoded within one genomic window of Bradyrhizobium sp. CB1717:
- a CDS encoding ABC transporter permease, translated as MSSETAFAEAHRARGLAPFLRSQMRNIAPFLTLIFLSAFFAFASPSFATLDNLGNILTQVSVTGIIAVGLTFVILCAEIDLSIASIANVTGIAVAYFTLQESYVNIANIPLPGAVAIILSILLCALLGLVNALGLTVIGIPSFIMTLAMMQIAAGISALLVRGQIAYKVPSLITTLGSGSIGGIPWIVIVAAIMLLGGHLVLTYTRFGRYVYMVGGNREAAEYSGLNVKLILGAVMVISAVCSGIGGMLGVAHFGSAQQNEFDTYLLDSIAAVVVGGTSLFGGRGGIGNTIVGLFVLGVLNNGLDHVNIDSFLKILIRGLILLAALIINVYAQRLREKAAE; from the coding sequence ATGAGCAGCGAGACGGCCTTTGCGGAAGCCCATCGGGCGCGAGGGCTCGCGCCCTTCCTGCGCTCGCAGATGCGCAACATCGCGCCGTTCCTGACGCTGATCTTTCTCTCTGCCTTCTTCGCCTTCGCCAGCCCCTCCTTCGCGACGCTGGACAATCTCGGCAACATCCTGACGCAGGTGTCGGTGACGGGCATCATCGCCGTCGGTCTCACCTTCGTGATCCTCTGCGCCGAGATCGACCTCTCGATCGCCAGCATCGCCAACGTCACCGGCATCGCGGTCGCCTACTTCACGCTGCAGGAGTCCTACGTCAACATCGCCAACATCCCCCTGCCCGGCGCGGTTGCGATCATCCTGTCGATCCTGCTCTGCGCCCTGCTGGGGCTCGTCAATGCGCTGGGCCTGACCGTGATCGGCATCCCCTCCTTCATCATGACGCTGGCGATGATGCAGATCGCCGCCGGCATCTCGGCCCTCCTGGTGCGCGGCCAGATCGCCTACAAGGTGCCGAGCCTGATCACGACGCTCGGCTCGGGCTCGATCGGCGGCATTCCCTGGATCGTCATCGTCGCCGCCATCATGCTGCTCGGCGGGCACCTCGTGCTGACCTACACGCGCTTCGGCCGCTACGTCTACATGGTCGGGGGCAATCGCGAGGCGGCCGAATATTCCGGCCTCAACGTCAAGCTGATCTTGGGTGCCGTGATGGTGATCTCGGCGGTCTGCTCCGGCATCGGCGGCATGCTCGGCGTCGCCCATTTCGGCAGCGCGCAGCAGAACGAGTTCGACACCTACCTGCTCGACTCCATCGCCGCCGTCGTCGTCGGCGGCACCAGCCTGTTCGGCGGCCGCGGCGGCATCGGCAATACCATCGTCGGGCTGTTCGTGCTGGGCGTGCTCAACAACGGCCTCGACCACGTCAACATCGACAGCTTCCTGAAGATCCTGATCCGCGGCCTGATCCTGCTTGCCGCGCTGATCATCAATGTCTACGCGCAGCGACTGAGAGAGAAAGCGGCGGAGTAG
- a CDS encoding sugar ABC transporter ATP-binding protein, giving the protein MSAGRSPILELQGITKSFGGVEALRGVDFALYPGEIHGLVGENGAGKSTLMKIIAGVHTEFSGRFLIDGKETHFRSARDAHAAGIAMVHQELSVAPDLTVAENVFLGNQPTNALGLVQWRRMAREAGDQLARFGIDVDPMTRLGDLPIGLQQLIEIARVLFSGARIVILDEPTSALSPPEVERLFATLRRLREEGTAIVFISHFIEDILLVSDTVTVFRNGRKVAETASAATSKGALIEAMIGRGGEALEHSYTDDLMLPQPSDSTVVLKADQLSLARSLKDVSFEARAGEVLGIYGFMGCGQQELSRILFGKLKPDGGTLVVEGKPKTFVSTAAARRAGVALVPESRRDMLFHQEPVYKNISISILDRISSLLLKPAQERDIARRQVEQLQIRPPVVGLDLGMLSGGNQQKVALAKWLTYPPKLLVLCEPTRGMDVGAKNDVINIVRDLRAKGLAIIVLSTEPETVLSLADRILVLKRGALVREFSNEPVSKDRLLEAA; this is encoded by the coding sequence ATGTCAGCGGGTCGTTCGCCCATCCTGGAACTGCAGGGCATCACGAAGAGCTTCGGCGGCGTCGAAGCGCTTCGTGGTGTCGACTTTGCGCTGTACCCCGGCGAGATCCATGGTCTCGTCGGCGAGAACGGTGCGGGAAAAAGCACGCTGATGAAGATCATCGCCGGCGTGCACACCGAGTTCTCCGGCCGTTTCCTGATCGACGGCAAGGAGACGCATTTCCGCTCGGCCCGCGATGCGCACGCGGCCGGCATCGCCATGGTGCATCAGGAGCTCTCTGTCGCCCCCGACCTCACGGTCGCCGAGAACGTCTTCCTCGGCAACCAGCCGACCAACGCCCTTGGCCTCGTGCAATGGCGGCGGATGGCGCGCGAGGCCGGCGATCAGCTCGCCCGCTTCGGCATCGACGTCGATCCGATGACGAGGCTCGGCGACCTCCCGATCGGGCTGCAGCAGCTGATCGAGATCGCGCGCGTGCTGTTCTCCGGCGCACGCATCGTCATCCTGGACGAGCCGACCTCCGCCCTCTCCCCGCCCGAGGTCGAGCGCCTGTTCGCAACGCTCCGGCGGCTGCGCGAGGAAGGCACTGCAATCGTCTTCATCTCGCATTTCATCGAGGACATCCTGCTCGTGTCCGACACGGTGACCGTGTTCCGCAACGGACGGAAGGTCGCGGAGACCGCGAGCGCGGCGACCAGCAAGGGCGCGCTGATCGAGGCCATGATCGGCCGCGGCGGCGAAGCGCTCGAGCACAGCTACACCGATGATCTGATGTTGCCGCAGCCGAGCGACAGCACGGTGGTCCTGAAGGCCGATCAGCTTTCGCTGGCGCGCAGCCTGAAGGACGTCTCCTTCGAGGCGCGCGCCGGCGAGGTGCTCGGCATCTACGGCTTCATGGGCTGCGGCCAGCAGGAGCTGTCGCGCATCCTGTTCGGCAAGCTGAAGCCGGACGGCGGCACGCTGGTGGTCGAAGGTAAGCCAAAGACCTTCGTCAGCACGGCAGCGGCCCGGCGCGCGGGCGTGGCGCTGGTGCCGGAGAGCCGGCGCGACATGCTGTTTCATCAGGAGCCGGTCTACAAGAACATCTCGATCAGCATTCTGGACCGCATCTCGTCCCTGCTGCTCAAGCCGGCCCAGGAGCGCGACATCGCGAGGCGCCAGGTCGAGCAGCTGCAGATCCGGCCGCCGGTGGTCGGCCTCGATCTCGGCATGCTCTCCGGTGGCAACCAGCAGAAGGTCGCGCTGGCAAAATGGCTGACCTACCCGCCAAAGCTGCTGGTGTTGTGCGAGCCGACCCGCGGCATGGATGTCGGCGCCAAGAACGACGTCATCAACATCGTCCGTGACCTCCGCGCAAAAGGGCTCGCGATCATCGTGCTGTCGACCGAGCCGGAAACGGTGCTGTCGCTGGCCGACCGCATCCTGGTGCTCAAGCGCGGCGCATTGGTGCGGGAATTCTCGAACGAGCCGGTCAGCAAGGACCGCCTGCTGGAAGCGGCGTGA
- a CDS encoding sugar ABC transporter substrate-binding protein, translating to MSGTKDFSTTRRDLLQAAATAGAGAALFGSMGINPALAAEVGRSEKPLKAAFSNAGLQATWCAQGKQAAEFWGKLFNVEVTWFDGQLDAVKQRAAIDNMASQKWDFVAIQAFGIGTLTQPVQKMIDAGTPVIDMDTLIAPLDQINVHSFLAPDNEFMGASVTQALCNAMGGKGKIIMTQGALGHTGAQGRAKGFNSVVKQFPNIEVLDTQPADWDVSKTARLWETYLTKYPQIDAAFFHNDDMALAAANIMKARGRTNILIGGVDAMPPAIQAVSEGRMFATVRNPSCRIHGGAIIAGVSAVVGGEKSGQGIPKNVVTDGPVVTKANAAGMQWMQDHFLI from the coding sequence ATGTCCGGGACGAAAGATTTCTCGACGACGAGGCGCGATCTTCTTCAGGCGGCAGCGACCGCCGGCGCCGGGGCTGCCCTGTTCGGCAGCATGGGCATAAATCCAGCGCTGGCCGCCGAAGTCGGGCGCAGCGAGAAGCCGTTGAAGGCGGCATTCTCCAATGCCGGCCTTCAGGCCACCTGGTGCGCGCAAGGCAAGCAGGCGGCGGAATTCTGGGGCAAGCTGTTCAACGTCGAGGTCACCTGGTTCGACGGCCAGCTCGATGCGGTGAAGCAGCGCGCGGCGATCGACAACATGGCCTCGCAGAAATGGGACTTCGTCGCGATCCAGGCGTTCGGCATCGGCACCCTCACCCAGCCGGTGCAGAAGATGATCGACGCCGGCACGCCCGTGATCGACATGGATACGCTGATCGCGCCGCTCGACCAGATCAACGTCCACTCCTTCCTCGCCCCCGACAACGAGTTCATGGGCGCTTCGGTGACGCAGGCGCTGTGCAACGCCATGGGCGGCAAGGGCAAGATCATCATGACGCAAGGCGCGCTCGGACATACAGGGGCGCAAGGAAGAGCCAAGGGCTTCAATTCGGTCGTCAAGCAATTCCCCAATATCGAGGTGCTCGACACCCAGCCGGCCGACTGGGACGTGTCGAAGACCGCCCGTCTCTGGGAAACGTACCTGACGAAATATCCGCAGATCGACGCCGCCTTCTTCCACAATGACGACATGGCGCTCGCGGCGGCCAACATCATGAAGGCGCGCGGCCGCACCAACATCCTGATCGGCGGCGTCGACGCCATGCCGCCGGCGATCCAGGCGGTGAGCGAAGGCCGCATGTTCGCGACCGTCCGCAATCCGTCCTGCCGCATCCATGGCGGCGCGATCATCGCGGGCGTCTCCGCCGTGGTCGGCGGCGAGAAGAGCGGACAGGGAATCCCCAAGAACGTCGTCACCGACGGCCCCGTTGTGACCAAGGCAAATGCCGCCGGGATGCAGTGGATGCAGGATCACTTCCTGATCTGA
- a CDS encoding globin yields the protein MNASPNLIEQSFEIAAQRCADLTPLVYQRMFEAHPETRTMFRTQGSELVKGSMLALTIEAILDFAGERRGHFRLIACEVASHDAYGTSRELFIAFFAIIRDTLRDLLGDEWTPDMALAWDALLVEIDTYAGIPA from the coding sequence ATGAATGCTTCTCCCAATTTGATCGAACAGAGTTTTGAGATCGCGGCACAGCGCTGCGCTGATCTCACGCCGCTCGTCTACCAGAGGATGTTCGAAGCACATCCGGAAACGCGAACGATGTTCCGGACGCAAGGCAGCGAGCTCGTGAAGGGATCGATGCTGGCGCTGACGATCGAGGCGATTCTCGACTTCGCGGGCGAGCGCCGCGGGCATTTCCGGCTGATCGCCTGCGAGGTCGCATCGCACGATGCCTATGGCACGTCGCGCGAGCTGTTCATCGCGTTCTTCGCCATCATCAGGGATACACTGCGCGACCTGCTCGGCGATGAATGGACGCCGGACATGGCGCTGGCCTGGGACGCATTGCTCGTCGAGATCGACACATACGCCGGCATTCCAGCCTGA
- a CDS encoding DUF2946 domain-containing protein, with amino-acid sequence MRARLQKFLPLVLLALVMQVLAPIAACLAAGQAVADPLSAAVICHSASDQAGGLNDRPGAPTAHAGACALCCLAQANASLDSPPQPAFAIPFRHADRVVWHTAEASTASVHKGSNAQARAPPQFS; translated from the coding sequence ATGCGCGCACGGCTGCAAAAATTCTTACCCCTGGTCCTGCTCGCTTTGGTGATGCAGGTGCTGGCGCCGATTGCCGCCTGTCTGGCGGCAGGCCAGGCCGTTGCCGATCCGCTGTCCGCCGCCGTCATCTGCCATAGCGCGAGCGACCAGGCTGGCGGCCTGAACGACCGGCCCGGCGCGCCGACGGCGCATGCCGGCGCCTGTGCCCTCTGCTGTCTTGCGCAGGCAAACGCATCGCTGGATTCGCCGCCGCAGCCGGCTTTCGCCATTCCTTTCCGCCATGCCGACCGCGTGGTGTGGCACACGGCGGAGGCTTCCACCGCTTCCGTCCATAAGGGCTCAAACGCCCAGGCGCGCGCGCCTCCTCAGTTTTCCTGA
- a CDS encoding TonB-dependent receptor: MSRCHARRGVSVVAVQATLLASSSGVFAQSSSAVLPPVTVEAPAAAKPKPRKPSVQTIAARSRSAKPASERTAPVITGEQGAGSTRPSLEPPAAVARYQLPQRSFSITAKEVDETINLKDPEDAVKYMPSLFVRKRNDGDNNAVLATRSWGLNSSARTLIYYDDLLISALIGNNNTNASPKWSLISPEAIGRVDYLNGPFAAAYPGNSIGGVLLISSKMPDKPFAVAKETVSVMPWNQYGTKETYVTSQTSAAAGNRDGQLSWLVSANYLDSYQQPLTYTTSATIPAGTTGTFPALNKQGVPANVVGTGILAHSQQTSGNIRLAYDVTAQVQATYSFGIWNNHQVSDPQTYLRSTATGLPTFNNITTFANAKYIWDQTHVSNAVAIKSDTKGTFDFDLSASSYNYLEDTQLNPYTTPTGVGFSQNGKIQRMDGTNWQNADAKGIWRPLGYGGAHEISFGIHGDRYRLENPTYGSSVWYQASTATGQLYANSQGETRTGALWLQDAWKIQPNLKLTLGGRLETWQSLDGQNVVTLANGAGVITSSFATNQPGLASTNFSPKASLSYDPNKDWNITVNFGEAYRYPTVLELYQNVTVGNTITVANPFLRPEQDFTGELNIERHWNDGRVRLTLFRERTNNAIIAQTNMINATQSATTFSNVDAIRMQGVELSADKDNVLVSGLQLFGSVTYVDSRILADAGWAGFDPLTGAPTTVVGKRVPFVPDWRAKLGVTYRPNDSWAYTVAARYSGKQYSTLDNTDRVSHVYGAFDNFFVVDLKIRYNATKNFAFDFGIDNLFNEQYFLFHPFPGRTFVLAGKYTF, encoded by the coding sequence ATGTCACGTTGCCATGCCCGCCGTGGCGTGAGCGTCGTTGCCGTCCAGGCCACGCTGCTTGCCTCGTCGAGCGGAGTCTTTGCCCAGAGCAGCAGCGCCGTGCTGCCGCCGGTTACCGTCGAGGCGCCCGCGGCAGCGAAGCCCAAGCCGCGCAAGCCGTCGGTGCAGACGATTGCCGCCCGGAGCCGGTCGGCGAAACCCGCCAGCGAGCGGACAGCTCCCGTTATTACGGGCGAGCAGGGCGCGGGCAGCACCCGGCCGTCGCTGGAGCCGCCGGCTGCCGTGGCGCGTTATCAATTGCCGCAGCGCTCCTTCAGCATCACGGCGAAGGAGGTCGATGAGACGATCAATCTCAAGGACCCTGAGGACGCCGTCAAATACATGCCGAGCCTGTTCGTGCGGAAACGCAACGATGGGGACAACAATGCCGTGCTCGCGACGCGCAGCTGGGGCCTCAATTCGAGCGCGCGGACGTTGATCTATTACGACGATCTCCTGATTTCGGCGCTGATCGGCAACAACAACACCAATGCCTCGCCGAAGTGGAGCCTGATCTCGCCGGAAGCGATCGGGCGGGTCGACTATCTCAACGGTCCGTTCGCGGCCGCCTATCCCGGCAACTCGATTGGCGGCGTGCTGCTGATCTCGTCAAAGATGCCGGACAAGCCGTTTGCGGTCGCCAAGGAAACGGTGTCCGTCATGCCGTGGAATCAATACGGCACCAAGGAGACCTACGTGACCAGCCAGACCAGCGCCGCCGCCGGCAATCGCGACGGCCAGCTGTCCTGGCTTGTGAGCGCGAACTATCTCGACAGCTACCAGCAGCCGCTCACCTATACGACGAGCGCCACAATCCCGGCCGGCACGACCGGTACGTTTCCCGCGCTGAACAAGCAGGGCGTCCCGGCCAATGTGGTTGGTACGGGCATCCTCGCGCATTCGCAGCAGACGTCCGGTAACATCCGCCTTGCCTATGACGTGACCGCGCAGGTGCAGGCGACCTATTCGTTCGGGATCTGGAATAATCACCAGGTCTCGGATCCCCAGACCTACCTGCGGTCGACGGCGACGGGGCTGCCGACCTTCAACAACATCACGACGTTCGCGAATGCCAAATATATCTGGGACCAAACCCATGTAAGTAATGCGGTTGCGATCAAGAGCGACACCAAGGGCACATTCGATTTCGACCTGTCGGCCTCGAGCTACAACTATCTCGAAGACACCCAGCTCAATCCCTACACGACGCCGACCGGCGTCGGCTTCTCGCAGAATGGCAAGATCCAGCGCATGGACGGCACCAATTGGCAGAACGCCGACGCCAAGGGCATCTGGCGTCCGCTGGGTTATGGCGGAGCGCACGAGATCAGTTTTGGTATTCACGGCGACCGGTATCGTCTTGAAAATCCGACCTATGGGTCGTCAGTCTGGTATCAGGCCTCGACCGCGACGGGACAGCTCTATGCCAATAGTCAGGGTGAAACCCGCACTGGCGCGCTGTGGCTTCAGGACGCCTGGAAAATACAGCCCAATCTGAAGCTGACACTGGGTGGAAGGCTCGAGACCTGGCAATCGCTCGACGGTCAGAACGTCGTGACCCTGGCCAACGGAGCGGGTGTCATTACCTCGTCGTTCGCGACCAACCAGCCGGGCCTTGCTTCGACGAATTTCTCGCCGAAGGCATCGCTCTCCTACGATCCGAACAAGGATTGGAACATCACGGTCAATTTCGGCGAGGCCTATCGCTATCCGACCGTCCTCGAACTCTATCAGAACGTCACTGTCGGCAACACGATCACGGTGGCCAATCCTTTCCTGAGGCCCGAGCAGGACTTCACCGGCGAGCTCAACATCGAGCGTCACTGGAATGACGGCCGGGTCCGGTTGACCCTGTTCAGGGAGCGGACCAACAACGCGATTATCGCGCAGACCAACATGATCAACGCGACCCAGAGTGCGACCACATTCAGCAATGTCGATGCGATCAGGATGCAGGGCGTCGAGCTGTCGGCCGACAAGGACAACGTTCTCGTCAGCGGTCTACAGTTGTTCGGCAGCGTCACCTATGTGGACTCGCGGATCCTGGCTGACGCGGGCTGGGCCGGATTTGATCCCCTGACCGGCGCGCCCACGACGGTCGTCGGCAAGCGCGTCCCCTTCGTACCGGACTGGCGCGCCAAGCTCGGCGTGACCTACCGGCCGAACGACAGCTGGGCCTACACGGTTGCCGCACGCTACAGCGGCAAGCAATATTCGACGCTGGACAACACCGATCGTGTTTCCCACGTCTATGGTGCGTTCGATAACTTCTTCGTTGTGGACTTGAAGATCCGCTACAACGCGACGAAGAATTTTGCGTTCGACTTCGGCATCGATAATCTCTTCAACGAGCAGTATTTCCTGTTCCATCCGTTTCCGGGGCGAACCTTCGTTCTCGCCGGCAAGTACACGTTCTGA
- a CDS encoding copper chaperone PCu(A)C — protein MTKLSRILALAALFAAMFAAPVRAEDVKAGDLVISQAWSRATPGGAKVAGGYLTIENKGTAADRLVGVSADIAGKAEVHEMAMDNGVMKMRPLDKGLAIDPGKTVKLAPGGNHLMLQELKGPFKQGDKVPVTLQFEKAGKVAVSLDVQAVGAQAPGDGGQMMKKMHDHSGMKM, from the coding sequence ATGACTAAGCTCTCACGCATCCTCGCGCTCGCAGCGCTCTTCGCCGCAATGTTCGCCGCCCCCGTGCGCGCCGAGGACGTCAAGGCCGGCGATCTCGTCATCTCGCAGGCGTGGAGCCGGGCGACGCCGGGCGGTGCCAAGGTCGCGGGCGGCTATCTGACGATCGAGAACAAGGGGACGGCCGCAGACAGACTGGTCGGCGTTTCTGCCGATATCGCGGGCAAGGCCGAGGTCCACGAGATGGCGATGGACAATGGCGTGATGAAGATGCGTCCGCTCGACAAGGGGCTGGCGATCGATCCCGGCAAGACCGTGAAGCTCGCGCCCGGCGGCAATCATTTGATGCTGCAGGAGCTGAAGGGTCCGTTCAAGCAGGGCGACAAGGTTCCGGTGACGCTTCAGTTCGAGAAGGCCGGCAAGGTCGCCGTGTCTCTCGATGTACAGGCCGTCGGCGCGCAGGCGCCGGGCGATGGCGGTCAAATGATGAAGAAGATGCACGATCATTCGGGAATGAAAATGTGA
- a CDS encoding YcnI family protein, which produces MSKQSLLFLVAVFAASPAAAHVFLESKQATVGASYKAVFAVPHGCAGSPTVKIRVQVPEGVIAVKPMPKAGWTIDVVEGKYAAEYDYHGNKLSSGVKEVAWSGGKLSDKNYDEFIMHTVLTDALKPNTTLYFPVVQECETGVSRWIEIPAEGAGHSHESKSPAPGVKLLPKP; this is translated from the coding sequence ATGTCGAAGCAATCCCTCTTATTCCTTGTTGCGGTGTTCGCCGCATCGCCTGCGGCGGCGCATGTTTTTCTGGAGAGCAAGCAGGCCACCGTCGGGGCGTCTTACAAAGCCGTGTTCGCGGTCCCGCACGGCTGCGCGGGCTCGCCGACGGTGAAGATCCGCGTGCAAGTCCCGGAAGGGGTGATCGCGGTGAAGCCGATGCCGAAGGCGGGCTGGACCATCGATGTCGTCGAAGGCAAATACGCCGCCGAGTACGACTATCACGGCAACAAGCTCTCTTCCGGCGTCAAGGAGGTCGCATGGTCCGGCGGCAAGCTGTCGGACAAGAACTATGACGAGTTCATCATGCACACTGTGCTGACGGACGCCCTCAAGCCGAACACGACCCTTTACTTTCCCGTGGTCCAGGAATGCGAGACCGGCGTCAGCCGCTGGATCGAAATCCCGGCGGAAGGGGCAGGGCATTCGCATGAGAGCAAGTCGCCGGCGCCTGGCGTTAAGCTGCTGCCAAAACCTTGA
- a CDS encoding CopD family protein, producing the protein MRLLAALATLLLVVGFATGASAHAALVSVDPASGSILKTAPKAVELRFNEAVTPGAIRLIDGAGRGRDDARIEAAGETISLGMPPDLPQGTAVVSYRVISQDGHPVAGSVIFSVGAPTATKPPAGADGGLSALIWLARIGLYLGLFVGVGGVFFARWIAWSMSGTTVPFVALLIGIPSAVASVGALGLDLLGLPLAALVTAAPWKVAFATSAGPALLVAVASMLFALMALRSAWYARASAMIAFIGVGLSLAMTGHAATAPPEVLTRPAIFLHGLGVAFWIGALAPLAALVSKPGTAAVPVVNRFSRMAVLAVGALALTGLGLAIVQLERPSALIDTRYGAILSIKLGLAVLLLALAALNRLRLTSALARDEKAAPALRRSILLESTIALAIFAVVAGWRFTPPPRTIVPETPLAIHIHTDKAMFQVLVSPGKAGVDDFVLQLMTGEGTLLTVKEVMLTLNLPERGIEPMARAASLGPDGYWHVRKVELPFAGRWHVRIDALVTDFEQITLEDDLELAP; encoded by the coding sequence ATGCGCCTCCTCGCCGCGCTCGCGACGCTGTTGCTCGTCGTCGGCTTCGCGACCGGCGCGTCGGCCCATGCCGCTCTGGTCTCGGTCGATCCGGCGAGCGGCAGCATCCTGAAGACTGCGCCGAAGGCGGTGGAGCTGCGCTTCAACGAGGCGGTGACGCCGGGCGCGATCCGGCTGATCGACGGCGCGGGCAGGGGGCGGGACGACGCGCGCATCGAGGCAGCGGGCGAGACCATTTCGCTCGGGATGCCGCCGGATCTCCCGCAAGGCACGGCGGTCGTAAGCTATCGCGTGATCTCGCAGGACGGCCATCCCGTCGCGGGATCGGTGATCTTCTCGGTCGGCGCTCCGACGGCGACGAAGCCGCCCGCCGGTGCGGATGGCGGATTGAGCGCGCTGATCTGGCTGGCGCGGATCGGTCTCTATCTCGGCCTGTTCGTCGGCGTCGGCGGCGTGTTTTTCGCACGCTGGATTGCGTGGTCGATGTCGGGCACGACAGTGCCGTTCGTGGCGCTCCTCATCGGCATTCCGAGCGCGGTTGCATCCGTCGGTGCGCTGGGTCTCGATCTTCTCGGGCTGCCGCTGGCGGCGCTCGTGACGGCTGCTCCGTGGAAGGTCGCATTCGCGACCAGCGCCGGCCCCGCACTGCTCGTCGCGGTCGCATCGATGCTGTTCGCGCTGATGGCGCTGCGCAGCGCGTGGTACGCGCGCGCCTCTGCGATGATCGCATTCATCGGCGTTGGCCTGTCGCTCGCCATGACCGGGCACGCAGCAACGGCACCGCCCGAGGTGCTGACGCGCCCGGCGATCTTCCTCCATGGCCTCGGCGTCGCCTTCTGGATCGGTGCCCTTGCGCCGCTCGCCGCGCTGGTGTCGAAGCCGGGGACTGCGGCAGTGCCGGTCGTGAACCGGTTTTCGCGTATGGCCGTGCTGGCCGTCGGTGCGCTGGCGTTGACCGGCCTTGGCCTTGCCATCGTTCAGCTCGAAAGGCCGTCCGCGCTGATCGACACCCGTTATGGGGCGATCCTGTCGATCAAGCTTGGTCTGGCCGTGTTGCTGCTGGCGCTTGCCGCACTCAATCGGTTGCGGCTGACCTCGGCCCTGGCGAGGGACGAGAAGGCCGCGCCCGCGCTCAGGCGTTCGATCCTGCTTGAAAGCACCATCGCCCTCGCCATCTTCGCCGTCGTGGCCGGCTGGCGCTTCACGCCGCCGCCGCGGACCATAGTTCCCGAGACGCCGCTGGCGATCCACATCCACACCGACAAGGCGATGTTCCAGGTGCTGGTCTCGCCGGGGAAGGCCGGCGTCGATGATTTCGTGCTCCAGCTCATGACGGGCGAGGGGACGTTGCTGACAGTCAAGGAGGTGATGCTGACGCTCAACCTGCCGGAGCGGGGCATCGAGCCGATGGCGCGGGCTGCCTCGCTCGGGCCGGATGGCTACTGGCATGTTCGAAAGGTCGAGCTGCCCTTCGCTGGCCGCTGGCATGTGCGGATCGATGCGCTGGTGACCGATTTCGAGCAGATCACGCTGGAGGACGACCTCGAGCTGGCGCCGTAG
- the proS gene encoding proline--tRNA ligase has protein sequence MRLSRFFLPILKENPKEAEIVSHRLMLRAGMIRQEAAGIYAWLPLGFRVLKKIEQIVREEQDRSGAIEVLMPTLQLADLWRESGRYDAYGPEMLRIADRHKRELLYGPTNEEMITEIFRAYVKSYKNLPLNLYHIQWKFRDEQRPRFGVMRGREFLMKDAYSFDLNEAAARVAYNKMFVAYLRTFARMGLKAIPMRAETGPIGGDLSHEFIVLAETGESGVFINRDVLDLPVPGEDVDYDSDLTPIIKQWTSVYAATEDVHDAARFEQEVPADKRVNTRGIEVGQIFYFGTKYSEPMKALVAGPDGVDVPIHGGSYGVGVSRLLGAIIEACHDDAGIKWPEAVAPFRAVVLNLKQGDAAVDAACEKLYAELQAKGVDVLYDDTDQRAGAKFAAADLIGIPWQIMIGPKGLADGKVEIKRRSDGSRETMSPADAVARLVG, from the coding sequence ATGCGGTTGTCGCGGTTCTTTCTGCCCATCCTGAAGGAAAATCCGAAAGAGGCGGAGATCGTCTCGCATCGGCTGATGCTGCGCGCCGGCATGATCCGGCAGGAGGCCGCCGGCATCTATGCCTGGCTGCCGCTCGGCTTCCGCGTGCTGAAGAAGATCGAGCAGATCGTGCGTGAGGAGCAGGATCGCTCCGGCGCGATCGAGGTGCTGATGCCGACGCTGCAACTCGCCGACCTCTGGCGCGAGAGCGGCCGGTACGACGCCTATGGCCCGGAGATGCTGCGCATCGCCGACCGCCACAAGCGCGAGCTGCTGTACGGGCCGACCAACGAGGAAATGATCACCGAGATCTTCCGCGCCTATGTGAAGTCGTACAAGAACCTGCCGCTGAATCTCTATCATATCCAATGGAAATTCCGCGACGAGCAGCGTCCGCGTTTCGGCGTGATGCGCGGCCGCGAGTTCCTGATGAAGGACGCCTATTCGTTCGACCTCAACGAGGCGGCGGCGCGCGTGGCCTACAACAAGATGTTCGTCGCCTATTTGCGCACCTTCGCGCGGATGGGGCTGAAGGCGATCCCGATGCGCGCCGAGACCGGCCCGATCGGCGGCGATCTCAGCCACGAGTTCATCGTGCTCGCCGAGACCGGCGAATCCGGCGTGTTCATCAATCGCGACGTGCTGGACCTGCCGGTGCCCGGCGAGGACGTCGACTATGACAGCGACCTGACGCCGATCATCAAGCAATGGACCTCGGTCTATGCCGCGACGGAAGACGTTCACGATGCCGCCCGATTCGAGCAGGAAGTGCCCGCGGACAAGCGCGTGAACACCCGCGGCATCGAGGTCGGGCAGATCTTCTATTTCGGCACCAAATATTCCGAGCCGATGAAGGCGCTCGTGGCGGGCCCTGATGGTGTCGACGTGCCGATCCATGGCGGCTCCTACGGCGTCGGCGTCTCGCGCCTGCTGGGTGCCATCATCGAGGCCTGCCATGACGATGCCGGCATCAAATGGCCCGAGGCCGTCGCCCCGTTCCGCGCGGTGGTGCTCAACCTCAAGCAGGGCGATGCCGCGGTCGATGCGGCCTGCGAGAAGCTCTATGCCGAGCTCCAGGCCAAGGGCGTCGACGTGCTCTACGACGACACCGACCAGCGCGCCGGCGCCAAATTCGCTGCCGCCGACCTGATCGGCATCCCCTGGCAGATCATGATCGGGCCGAAGGGGCTCGCCGACGGCAAGGTCGAGATCAAGCGGCGCAGCGACGGCTCC